AAAAGCTTAAAAATGAACAAAGTGAATAGTTAGGGGGTTCACTGCCTTGAGCCAGCAAGACTCTTTAAAGCTGTTTGGTGAGGAAGAAATATATATAAAAGGAAGGCATCTTGTCACGATTTTTCATAATGAGGAGAACCTTTATTCGGTTGTCAGAATCCGTGTGGATGAAACAAATGATTCTTATGAGGATAAAGAAGCGGTCGTAACCGGGAATTTCCCTAAGATACATGAAGATGAGACCTATATATTTTATGGGAGATTCCAAGAGCATCCAAGATTCGGCATGCAGTTTCATGCCAAACATTTCAAGAAAGAAATCCCCCAAACCACACAGGGTGTCGTCCATTATTTATCAAGTGATCTCTTCAAAGGAATCGGGAAAAAAACAGCTGAAAAGATCGTTGAGCATATCGGGGAAAATGCGATCAGTAAAATACTCGAAAATCCAAGCCTTCTAGATGAAATTCCAAAGCTTCCAAAGGAAAAGGCGAAGAGTATCTATGATACGTTATCCGAGCATCAGGGACTCGAGCGGGTTATGATCATGTTGAATGAGCTAGGATTCGGTCCCCAGATTTCCATGAAGGTCTATCAGGCTTACAAAGAGCAGGCACTTGAAATCATTCAAAAGAATCCTTATAAGCTTGTGGAGGATATTGAAGGGATCGGGTTTACCCGTGCAGATGAATTGGGGTCCAAAATTGGTTTGACGGGCAGTCACCCGGACCGGATCAAAGCCGGCTGCTTATATACCCTGGAACAAACATGTGTCAAGCAGGGTCACGTGTATCTTGAAGCGGAGGAACTCATTGTAACGGTGAAAGAGCTCCTTGAGAAAAGTCAGCCGGAAAGAATCGAATACACGGACATTTCCACTCAATTGGTTTCCTTGGAGGAAGAAAGCAAAGTCATCGGTGAAGGGACGAAGGTATATCTTCCTTCCCTCTATTTCTCTGAAAAGGGGATTGTGACCAATATCGAAAAGATATTGTCCCAGACACAGTATAAAGATCAATTCCCTCAGTCTGAATTCCTTCTGTCACTGGGTGCCCTGGAGGACAGGCTAGGGGTGCAGTATGCGCCTTCTCAAAAGGAAGCCATCGAGACGGCATTGATGTCTCCCATGCTCCTGTTGACGGGGGGACCGGGTACGGGGAAGACCACTGTCATTCAGGGGATCGTGGAACTGTTCGCGGACCTTCACGGGTGTTCTTTGGATCCCAAGGATTACAAAGATGAACCGTTCCCCGTATTGCTCACGGCCCCTACAGGACGTGCAGCTAAGCGGATGACAGAATCCACGGGGCTGCCGGCCATGACGATCCACCGACTTCTCGGATGGAATGGTCAGGAAGGATTTCAGAGCGATGAAGAACGGGCCATCGAGGGCAAGCTGTTGATTGTGGACGAAGTGTCCATGGTCGACACCTGGCTGGCCCATCAATTGCTGAAGGCTCTGCCTGATGATATTCAAGTGATATTTGTCGGGGATGAAGATCAATTGCCGTCCGTCGGTCCGGGTCAGGTGTTGAAGGACTTACTGAATTCGGAAAGCGTGCCGACTGTCAGGTTGACGGATATATACAGGCAGGAAGAGGGTTCCTCGATCATTGAACTTGCTCACTATATGAAAAGGGGACAGGTTCCCGCCGATTTGACCAAACAGCAAAAAGATCGTTCGTTCTTTCCCTGCAGGACGAATCAGATTTCCGAGGTCGTTCAGAAAGTGGTGGAAAATGCCAAGAAGAAGGGCTATTCACCTAAAGATATCCAGGTGCTTGCCCCTATGTACAGGGGTCCTGCAGGAATCGACCGCTTGAATGAACTTCTACAGGAAATCTTTAATCGTAATGATGGGACCCGCAAAGAAATCGCCTTCGGTGACGTCAAATACCGGATCGGGGATAAGGTCCTTCAGCTGGTCAATCAGCCTGAAAACAATGTTTTCAACGGGGATATCGGTGAAATCGTTTCGATCTTCTATGCAAAGGAAAATACGGAGAAACAGGATATGATCATCGTTTCGTATGAAGGAAATGAGGTCACATATACACGGCAGGACCTCATGCAAATCACCCATGCGTATTGCTGCTCGATCCATAAATCCCAGGGAAGCGAGTTTCCCATTGTCATTTTACCCGTCGTGAAGAGCTATTACCGGATGTTACGGAGAAATCTCCTATACACGGCCATCACAAGGAGCAAGCAGTTCCTCATTCTCTGCGGGGAGCTGGACGCTTTCAAGCTTGGAGTGGAAAGGGAAGATGATTTTCTCAGGAAAACGACCTTGAGTGAGAAGCTGAGGGTCATACTGGATCATGAGGGTCGTGGGGAAGAGGATTCATCAGAGGGGGACGTACCCATTGAAGAAGTCCTGCTGAATGAAGACCCGATGATTGGAATGGAAGGGATCAGCCCTTACGATTTCATGAAAGCATAAAGTTGATGAATGACGATTTCATTCATCAACTTTTTTTAAGTTTATTGTCAACTTAAATTAAATTTAAGTTGACATATATTTAATGAAAGCGATATCCTTATCTTGTAGAAAAAATGACAGATGGGGGAAGACAGATGAACAGAAAATTAAGGACAATCGATCTTACACTGGCAGGGATGTTTGTGGCACTTATGGCGATCGGTGCCAACATCACCACATTCGTACCGTTTATGGTGGTGGGCGGTGTGCCCATTACGTTACAGACGTTTTTCGCCATTTTAGCAGGGGCGATCCTTGGAAGCAGGATCGGGGCTATTTCCATGACTGTGTACGCATTGGTCGGTCTCGTGGGGGTCCCTGTATTTGCACGATTTGGAGCAGGATTGTCTTCAATTGTGAGCCCGACTTTCGGATTTATCGTTTCGTTTATTTTCACAGCTTATATCACAGGTAAAATCGTGGAAAAACATAAAGGAATCAAGGTATATATCTTCGCCGCACTGGTCGGGATGGTGGTCAATTACGTAGTCGGAACAAACTGGATGTACGCTGCATACAAGTTCTGGGCACAAGCTCCGGAAGGATTCACCTATAAGCTCGCATGGGCATGGATGGTCGTCCCATTGCCTAAAGACATCATTTTAGCCGTCTGTGCAGGTGTCATGGCTCACCGTTTAGAGAAATCGGTTCTGTCAAAAAGTACATTCAGAAATTTGAAGCGTGCAGCTTAATGGGGAGGTTGTCAGATGAAAACGTGGAAAACACTTGCGGATGAGGTCATCGAGGGAAGGGAACTGACGAATGAAGAAGCGTTAGGCATCCTGCAAAGTCCGGATGATGAGCTTCTGGAGTTATTGCACGGCGCGTACGTGATCCGGAAACATTATTATGGAAATAAGGTCAAATTAAATATGATCATCAATACAAAATCGGGACTGTGTCCTGAGAATTGTGGGTACTGTTCCCAGTCGAGCGTTTCTGATGCACCGATCGAGAAGTACCGCATGGTGGATAAAGAAACCATCATGAAGGGAGCCGAAAATGCTCATCAACTGAATGTCGGCACCTACTGCATCGTCGCAAGTGGCCGCGGTCCGAGTAATCGGGAAGTGGATCATGTTGTATCGGCGGTAAAAGAAATCAAGGAACAGTATAACTTGAAAGTATGCGCGTGTCTCGGATTATTAAAGGGTGACCAGGCGAAAAGGTTAAAGGAAGCAGGGGTGGACCGGTACAACCATAACATCAATACATCCGTTAACCATCATGAAAACATCACCACTTCCCATACATATGAAGACAGGGTGAATACCGTAGAGCAGGCAAAAGCAGAAGGTATTTCCCCTTGCTCCGGAATCATCGTCGGCATGAAAGAAACGCTGCAGGATGTGGTGGATATGGCACATAGCCTGAAGGTCCTCGACGCCGACTCGATACCGGTCAATTTCCTTCATGCCATCGACGGGACCCCTCTTGAAGGAACGGATGAACTGAACCCGAGATATTGCTTAAAGGTCCTTTGCTTGGTGCGCTTCATCAATCCGACGAAAGAGATCAGGATATCCGGTGGGCGTGAAGTGAACCTGCGAAGCCTTCAGCCATTGGGCCTTTATCCGGCAAACTCTATCTTTGTCGGGGATTACCTGACGACAGCCGGACAGGACGGGACAGCGGACCATAAAATGCTTGAAGATCTCGGATTTGAAATCGATTATGTGAAAGAAGAAATCGGGCAGTCCGTCACCACTCCATAAAAATTCAATGGATGCTATGGAAAAGGTTACTCCTTATGAATTCATGAAAATATCCCACACTATATAAGAACGTTGATATTGCATCAATGTTCGGGCGTCAGAACTCATTAAACAAGTATAAAACATGCACTGATTGGACATGATGGTAGGGAATAATCACCATTATCCGGTGAAGCCCTGAGGTGAACATACCGATGAAGTGTCCAAATTGTCAGAGCAAAGATATCGGAAAGATCGGCATCAACCAATATTATTGTTGGGGATGTTATATTGAACTTTCCTTGTCTAAGGGAGTCATTCATACTCACCAAGTGGAAGAGGATGGATCACTCAGCTCCTTAGATGACTTGTTTGATGAGGAAGAACGCCGACTAAGCTAGGAAGAGGTGTCTTTCTTGAATAAAACATTTGCATCCATCGTTGGTTTTGGAGCAGGAGTCGCGGCTTCCATCTATTCTCAGAGATCCAATATGATGAGTCAGAGACAAATGAAACGAATCCGTAAACAAGTAAAGAAACTTTTTTAACAGCTGAAAGAGACTGGCTCATTGTGGGTCAGTCTCTTTTTTTGTTCTTTTTATGAACAATGGGAGGGTGAATGAATCCCCATGAATAAAACCACCTCTTATCTTCAAACACTAGAGGAGAAAAGAGGGAGGTGTGGATGGTGGAAAGAAGATCCTATACAAGATGGATATACAGGCTTTCGATGGCCCTCATTCTTGCATTATTTCTATATGTTCTCTATTTATTGAAGCCTGTATGGCATCCGGTATTAGAGGTCTTATTCTTTTCCCTGCTGCCATTCTTCATAGGAGGCTTCATTGCGTACCTGCTTCATCCGGTAGTGGAAAAGCTGCATGAAGCCGGCATACACAGGGGGATTGCCATTCTGCTTATCTACGTCCTCTTCTTTGGGGGATTGGGTTATAGCATCTATAAAGGGACCCCGGCCGTCATTCATCAGCTGAAGGATTTATCGGAGAACGCGCCGGTTTTCACAGAGCAGTATCAGGGCTGGCTGAAGGTTGTGCAGAGTGAGACTTCCACATGGCCGGACGGGATCCAGTCCCAGCTTGAGAAGAGAATAGACGGACTCGAAGCGTGGGTGACGGGCCTTGTGGCTTTGGTGCTGGCAACCGTCATGAAGTTCATGAACAGTCTGCTCATCGTTGCCATCATACCCTTCGTATCCTTTTATTTATTGAAGGATATTACAAAAGTAAAGGCGTTCATGTGGCAGCTTACCCCGAAAAAATGGAGGCAGAGTGCGATATCATTTTCACATGACGTGGATGAATCCCTCGGTGGTTATATCCGGGGACAACTCTTGGTTTGCTTGATCATCGGTGGTATTTCAGCCGCCACCCTATGGCTGATCGGTATGAAATACCCCCTCATTCTCGGCTTGATCATTGGCGTGACGAATGTGATCCCTTATTTCGGTCCGATCATCGGGGCTGTACCGGCCGCCATCGTGGCAAGTACGATTTCCACGAATATGGTGATTTATGTGGTCATCCTTGTCGTGGTCCTGCAGTTCCTGGAAGGGAACATCTTATCCCCCCTCATCGTCGGGAAAAGCCTTCATATGCATCCTCTCTTCATCATGGGGGCTTTGATCCTCGGGGGCGAGGTGGGAGGAGTGATCGGAATGATCGTGGCGGTGCCTTTTCTTGCGGTCATAAAGGTGGCAATATTTCATGGCAGGACCCATTTTCTTCATACGATGAAGAATGACAATACTGAAAAATGGGAATGATCATTGACAAATACCATGAATATTTCTATAATCCAACATATACAAGTATTCGCATAACATGAAAGCAATGAAGGACCGAGTACGTTATAGTCCATCTTCCAGAGAGAAATCCCCCAGGCTGCAAGGGTTTTCAGATGAAGGATAACGGAATGCTAATCCTGAGTGCAGGTAAAGCCTGCCGTCCGGCCGCGTTAAGGTGTATTGAGGGATGAATAAGCAAATGTTTATTCATAACCAGGGTGGTACCGCGAGAAACAGCTCTCGTCCCTGTTTTAGGGATGAGGGCTTTTTTGTATTCTTTTTTAACCATACATATAAAGGAGGAAGCTTGATATGAACAAATTAACAGGCGCAGAAATTCGTCAGAAGTTTTTAGATTTCTTTCAGGAAAAAGGACACGGAGTAGAACCGAGTGCATCACTCGTTCCCCATGAAGATCCGTCCCTATTATGGATCAATAGTGGGGTAGCGACATTAAAGAAATATTTTGATGGACGTGTGATCCCTCAAAATCCGCGAATCGTAAATGCCCAAAAATCGATTCGA
The DNA window shown above is from Rossellomorea vietnamensis and carries:
- the bioB gene encoding biotin synthase BioB, with amino-acid sequence MKTWKTLADEVIEGRELTNEEALGILQSPDDELLELLHGAYVIRKHYYGNKVKLNMIINTKSGLCPENCGYCSQSSVSDAPIEKYRMVDKETIMKGAENAHQLNVGTYCIVASGRGPSNREVDHVVSAVKEIKEQYNLKVCACLGLLKGDQAKRLKEAGVDRYNHNINTSVNHHENITTSHTYEDRVNTVEQAKAEGISPCSGIIVGMKETLQDVVDMAHSLKVLDADSIPVNFLHAIDGTPLEGTDELNPRYCLKVLCLVRFINPTKEIRISGGREVNLRSLQPLGLYPANSIFVGDYLTTAGQDGTADHKMLEDLGFEIDYVKEEIGQSVTTP
- a CDS encoding AI-2E family transporter — encoded protein: MERRSYTRWIYRLSMALILALFLYVLYLLKPVWHPVLEVLFFSLLPFFIGGFIAYLLHPVVEKLHEAGIHRGIAILLIYVLFFGGLGYSIYKGTPAVIHQLKDLSENAPVFTEQYQGWLKVVQSETSTWPDGIQSQLEKRIDGLEAWVTGLVALVLATVMKFMNSLLIVAIIPFVSFYLLKDITKVKAFMWQLTPKKWRQSAISFSHDVDESLGGYIRGQLLVCLIIGGISAATLWLIGMKYPLILGLIIGVTNVIPYFGPIIGAVPAAIVASTISTNMVIYVVILVVVLQFLEGNILSPLIVGKSLHMHPLFIMGALILGGEVGGVIGMIVAVPFLAVIKVAIFHGRTHFLHTMKNDNTEKWE
- a CDS encoding YrzQ family protein; translation: MSFLNKTFASIVGFGAGVAASIYSQRSNMMSQRQMKRIRKQVKKLF
- a CDS encoding biotin transporter BioY, translating into MNRKLRTIDLTLAGMFVALMAIGANITTFVPFMVVGGVPITLQTFFAILAGAILGSRIGAISMTVYALVGLVGVPVFARFGAGLSSIVSPTFGFIVSFIFTAYITGKIVEKHKGIKVYIFAALVGMVVNYVVGTNWMYAAYKFWAQAPEGFTYKLAWAWMVVPLPKDIILAVCAGVMAHRLEKSVLSKSTFRNLKRAA
- a CDS encoding ATP-dependent RecD-like DNA helicase, yielding MSQQDSLKLFGEEEIYIKGRHLVTIFHNEENLYSVVRIRVDETNDSYEDKEAVVTGNFPKIHEDETYIFYGRFQEHPRFGMQFHAKHFKKEIPQTTQGVVHYLSSDLFKGIGKKTAEKIVEHIGENAISKILENPSLLDEIPKLPKEKAKSIYDTLSEHQGLERVMIMLNELGFGPQISMKVYQAYKEQALEIIQKNPYKLVEDIEGIGFTRADELGSKIGLTGSHPDRIKAGCLYTLEQTCVKQGHVYLEAEELIVTVKELLEKSQPERIEYTDISTQLVSLEEESKVIGEGTKVYLPSLYFSEKGIVTNIEKILSQTQYKDQFPQSEFLLSLGALEDRLGVQYAPSQKEAIETALMSPMLLLTGGPGTGKTTVIQGIVELFADLHGCSLDPKDYKDEPFPVLLTAPTGRAAKRMTESTGLPAMTIHRLLGWNGQEGFQSDEERAIEGKLLIVDEVSMVDTWLAHQLLKALPDDIQVIFVGDEDQLPSVGPGQVLKDLLNSESVPTVRLTDIYRQEEGSSIIELAHYMKRGQVPADLTKQQKDRSFFPCRTNQISEVVQKVVENAKKKGYSPKDIQVLAPMYRGPAGIDRLNELLQEIFNRNDGTRKEIAFGDVKYRIGDKVLQLVNQPENNVFNGDIGEIVSIFYAKENTEKQDMIIVSYEGNEVTYTRQDLMQITHAYCCSIHKSQGSEFPIVILPVVKSYYRMLRRNLLYTAITRSKQFLILCGELDAFKLGVEREDDFLRKTTLSEKLRVILDHEGRGEEDSSEGDVPIEEVLLNEDPMIGMEGISPYDFMKA